A part of Periplaneta americana isolate PAMFEO1 chromosome 17, P.americana_PAMFEO1_priV1, whole genome shotgun sequence genomic DNA contains:
- the LOC138693431 gene encoding uncharacterized protein, which produces MKLSTVLACALVALLSDNASAGLLRVPKVYNALITTNEKLVPSRAIPISAPVLHPISFGPVVPGVVVTSPYINVGDLDDKSNKTETEPKPEEEKKPEDKKQGVNNTAGAIPVITPFSLPLAYYNSITYYHNLWPYSYASVSPASFVFTAPFTYPGIFGDIYGTVPWNPLNKQDKDSSKTSDLPEGAKDDAEKDSVSTDS; this is translated from the coding sequence TTGTCAACCGTCTTGGCATGCGCTCTGGTAGCGTTGCTTAGCGACAACGCGTCTGCCGGTCTGCTCAGAGTGCCCAAGGTATACAACGCTCTCATCACCACCAACGAGAAGTTGGTTCCCAGCAGGGCCATCCCCATATCAGCCCCGGTGCTGCATCCCATCAGCTTCGGGCCCGTCGTTCCAGGCGTCGTGGTCACCAGCCCTTACATCAATGTTGGCGACCTTGACGACAAGTCCAACAAGACGGAAACCGAGCCAAAGCCGGAAGAGGAGAAAAAGCCAGAGGACAAGAAGCAAGGTGTTAATAACACTGCCGGGGCAATTCCGGTCATTACGCCATTTTCCCTTCCCCTAGCGTATTACAACTCTATCACTTACTATCATAATCTCTGGCCTTATTCCTATGCGTCCGTTTCTCCTGCCTCTTTTGTTTTCACTGCACCTTTTACGTATCCTGGAATATTCGGTGATATTTATGGTACTGTACCCTGGAATCCTCTTAACAAACAAGATAAAGATTCTTCTAAAACCTCCGATTTGCCGGAAGGAGCTAAAGATGACGCAGAAAAAGATTCAGTCTCCACTGatagttaa